TGTTTCTCTCCATTTTGGTCATTAGTTATACTCTTCACAAGAGCATGAAGCTGTGGATTCTTCTGCTCAAGTTCATTGAATTTATTTTCCTTCAGGGCCCTCTGAAGTGTATCCTTTGGTATGATGTGGTCCTTTTCCACAACTTGTGCTTTACACTTAGTAAAACTttttaatctaaaaaaaaaacatggaaataaacatggaatttaAATACAGCTTAGAATGAAAATAGTTTGtttaaaatcctttttttaaatgttacccCTTTTCTCCCAATCCCACTATACAACCTTGTACCAGGGAGTCAATGTGAGCCAACACATCGGATGAAACTCGCTCACATTGTCTTATGCATGGCCAGGTCAGAGGCGCCCGTCCCGCCAGAGACGTTGCTGGAACGCGGCAGCACAAGGATATCCCCTTTGCTGATTAcctccccccgccccccagACAACGCCAGCCCAATATGTGCTACCCTACCGTATCCCTCGACCACAATCGGCAGTGGCATGACCGGTGCTTGAAAACACAGTCATAGCGACGCAGATGCACTTGCCAGGCAAATCTTTGTTTGAAGAGCCTATGAAATATGTGTAATTGTTTGGGCTGCCTGGCGCCTATTGGACCCTGTGGACAACCCCAGCTTGGCTGGTGAGTTGCAAACACTGAGCTTCTTGTCAAAATTGGTCATTTGGCTATATAAAAGTAAACTGAAAAATATAGTACAATTTCTTGGATCCTTTAGATCTGTGTTGGCTTAATGATCAGCTGGGTGAAGTTGAACTCAGCATAACATGACTTATTGTTCGGCAAACATTTCTGAAGTTGGATGATATACacccagaattcttactggatTGTTATTTCGTAAGTGAAGACATACAATCACAACTTCCAATCTATTGGGGAGTGATTATTTTTAAGACAGAGAGTGATGAGCTATGCTATCAGTAATATTTTATCTGACTATGGTATTACCACACACTTCGCATAAACAAAGAGTTACTGTCAGTAGTAGtagtctcagtttccaaggtgttacgctgctatattattgtgctgggggacatgagggatgtactactaacttttctcagtttcctccagttttaaattttagaaggagatgattggggggcccgttgctgtccctgtccttgtccacctggtcatacttctgacctagtctaaaatcaaatagactctggatttagcccagatacatttatttattattccaattggactcttaatatctcacccggcacagccagaagaggactggtcacccctctgagcctgggtcctctctaggtttcttcctaaaattcgacctccttagggagtttttcctagccactgaaattcaacactactgttgtttactccttgggatttaaggccgggtgtctctgtaaagcactttgtgacaactgctgttgtaaaaagtgctttataaatacattttgattgattgattgattgatagtaaTCTTGCCCCCATACAATTGATACACACAAGTAGCTCAGGTAATATAAAGTCGTCTAGCAATCCTGCATAAAGttctagaaaaaattaagagaccaattcaactttttctttcctttccaaaaaatttgaaaaggaaagttttgagtgaagttggccccccacccaacgcaaaacttAGACAAAATAGGCTCATTcgtttgtgctctgtttgtgctggtttttggcgttaacattttcgtttgtgctgctttcatattaaggaatattttataggtcattcttGGGTCACGCAGCACCCCAACATGCTCCGATTTCAACCAAAATAGTCTAATTTGtctgtgcttcgtttgtgccggTTTGTGCCGTAAAAAGttctgtttgtgctgcttcggttattttaatattagacatttaattgtaGGCGATGACGTCACTCAGctccccaacatgctccaaattgagtcaaaataggctcattcggttgtgcttcgtttgtggtGGTTTGTACCATAAACAGTTTAGGCTTAATATagtgaaggttatagccagcaaaatatttgtttattcgGAACAAATCTAAATGCCTTGTTTTGACTGCGAGGAGATTCAATCACGAGACCTATAGCTGGCAGGTTCACTTCTCtcaccactacactatttaaaaagGTAattgagtcagtcagtcactcactcactcagtcaataagagacattcactattcttggccagctctgcttacGTGGTCCAGGCAAAAATAATGTAACTGTATTAGTACCCAAGACTACAGAATTTCAACAATGTAGACAATTTCAAgatagagacaaagaaaaaaacctatgaagtgtctcagtaaggtgttttGCAACCACAAGCCAccagaaaagagaaagagagaaacgtTTCACCACAGGATACAGGTGATCACTCAGAATAACGTTATTATTTGCAGAGACACTGCCATCTAAGGGGATAAGAGGACCCAAACCATGCAAGGAAAATGCCCCCATGGCATAACAAAGCCCAATGCACACCATAGTTTCAGGAAGGTCTGCCTGAATCCTTATTAGTGGAATTTTGGATTAGCCCAAAATCGTGCTTCTTAGTTTGTACTCATTAGCTTTTTCcgtacattttatatattcatatacagctccggatacattaaagagaccactgcaccttttcctttcctttccagaaaagtcgaaaaggaaggtttttagtgaggaacagaagggttaaaattaagagaccactgcaaattgaacacttctgttcctcactcaaaactttccttttcaactgttttggaagggaaagaaaaaggtgcagtggtctcttaattttttctggagctgtagttgaatctaatctaatctacagttctggaaaaaattaagagaccactgcacctttttctttccttttcaaaaaagttgaaaaggaaagttttgagtgaggaacggaagcgttcaatttgcagcggtctcttaatttttacccttctggtcctcactcaaaaccttcctttttgacttttttggaaaggaaagaaaaagttatttttcacctgaaaaaaataaacaaaaatacttaACTCTTCATATGTCCCCACGTATCCAAGATCATATTTTATGGCAATAACATATTCTGACAACCCAGAAACATGCTTAAATTTCTTCATGGTTTCCATGGCAGAAAAATATTCACGATCCTTGTCCTCTTGTCTCTGGAAATCTTTTTTCCCTCCTCCGATGAAGGCATATTGTCCAGGATTGGTTTTACATTCATCATAGCTCTTCTGGATTTCCACTAACCGCACATAAACTAATGGGTTGTCTTGAATCTGTTTAAAGGAAATTAAGAATAAAGAGGGAGGGAACAggaaaaaatatgttaattttATGTAAAGTTATTTACAGTTTCagcatttgtaaatgtgttttttaagatGTGATTCACAATAAAATACTATAAGAATCTACAACAATGTTAAGGCTATTGTCAGACTAGAGCTATTTAAGATTATCGAGTCAACACCCAGACAGTTGATTGATACTTGCATTGAAATCTGATAGCCTTTTGATAGTCTCTCTGCTACTTGGCCAAATAAGAATTAAAAATTACACTCTAACAAGATCCAATCAGTCCAGCCAATTTCTGTATCCAAATATGGTGAACTCAGTGTGAAGACTATACATGGGGACGTGGCCACATGAAGTAGGGGTGATGATGGGTTGACAGTTCCCTGTTGTATGTTTGTGATGCAGAGGAGGCAAAACCATGGCTCAGCACGGTTGGTTTCTCTTACCACAAGTGCAGGAGTTTTTGAGAGTATAACAAGCCTTATTTTATCTAGCTCATTGAACGTTACAATGAACTTGTAAAGTAAGGAAAACATAAGTAGTAAAATTTTCACATGCTAGCTCATAATATGAGAGGTGATTTTTCCACCTCGCTAGGTCAATGCACAAACTATGTTTTACTGGAGTCTACtggctaaatgacaaaaaatgtaatctagCAACTAGCTAAAGTAAGAATTTACACCAAAAGCTGACATTACACTTTTCAAAAACGTTTAAATAGCTTTTAttgaaatctgtttttcttaatttacaaatgcattgtcACGTTCCATGAACTAGACTAACCTACTGAAAACTCGTGAACATGAGGTAGGAGATGTTGAATGTGCTGaggtttttgccggaccacgtaagtggagccggccaagaagagcgaatgtctcttagtgagtgtgtgacagactaccccttgttaaatagcgtagtggttaaagaagtGAACCTGTGAATTATTGGTCACGGgttcgtatctccttgcaggcgaagcCAAGTGTGCCTTCTGAATTATTTCTGTATAtactaaaactttgctggctaaaacctccagtgacgacattatagtaagccagaaaataaaacaatttacagtTATGGTGCGAcagtttctggtggattttttcgaagtacgcatccgtgcatgtgttttgggtcaggataggcaaacacatttgctggctacaacatacagtagtaatGTTACAGTGAGCcctaactaaaactgtatacggttatattgtaaatgtttctggaatGGAAAAGTtgatcttcagtctcgctagcaattgctcaattcttatgattattaacggttcatagacgctatttgtggtggaggtaaacttaataagaaacgctagtcagtttaacacaatgctcaatagtgtttagtgACTGGGAAATGCGTTAAGCTGTGacgttgtggttaaagacagcgcCTCTCACGTGGCATACtcaagtttgaatctattgttatcaacaacatttatttattttatttccacgattctctcgtcctttcacttgataaaaaagctagttatcgtcacctttcttgatagttattgtatcaatgtcattcacaaataaaagaaaaaagtaagttgttatgccatgaaagaaaaatatatgttcttatgccatgaaatgaagagcagactcgctagcaattgctaaattcctatgactattccagtaagttagtagatactggaaaagcctattactggctaataagctgttcaaacgggccagtggcaaaagctaacagttaatagacactatttgtggtggaggtaaacttagtaagaaacgttagttagTTTAAccgtatcaatatcattcacaaatggccaattagctgttaaaacagaggctatactgacatcCATCAACcttagagctctgtggtgtagtcaGCACCACAGCCTTCCATGTGGACGACCTGGTTTCGAATCTCATGAGGGCATCGCTTGGGGTTGATTTAATTGACAGTATTCTGTGTAATCCCACTGATGGCCATTTCTATATAAAACTACTGAAAAGTTTGCTAAATTTATTCACAAGTTTGCAAATTATTTTTACTCCAAAACTTTTTACTCCTAAAAGCAATTTTACCTTCATATATTCAGTTCAcacacagttttttgggattgTGCTTTTATGCCCATCTGGGTGCTGTCCATTCCTTTCCATCATTTAGAAACCAATAAATGGCAAATAAGCAAATAAAATCCTCTTGACTGGAACCTGTTAAGATACAGTATTTGCAAAGTGTataaaacaatttgttttacGAGCATTTATCAACTGGCTCATCAAGATGTCAGTTGGACAAGGACTCATTGACAAGTTTCTCCAGTTTTCACAACTGACAACTTTATTTGGATTCTTATCataaaaaatgtgtcaaattacataaaatgttctaGCCTGCAGCTTCTTTAACTGAATTCacccattttgaaaaaaaaatccacattaATTTGTACACGTTTCTGAAACAGTTCCCTTCtgctggagtggcttaaaaaaaacaaaagtcaaTGTCCTGCCGTGGCCTATTCAAAACCTGCAcctcaatcctattgaaaaTATGTGGAAAGAATTGACCACCACACCAAAGGGCACCATACAATTTGACAgcgcttgagcaattttgcaaaaaATACTGAGCACAAATTGCTTTGTCCAAATGTTTACAAATTAAACTAAAGGGGTGAATACTAATGCAATTAATaatgttctgttttgtatttgtaattcgtTTACAATcatttgtatattatatttttcactttgacattattgaCTTTTTgagttgatcagtggcaaaaactccatattgtaacacaacaaaatgtcgTAAAGTCCAAGGGGGTTAATACTTCTGAGTggcactgtatattttatgtaagcTATCTCATTATACTTATTTAAATCAATATTTAATGACCATTTCTACTCATGGGATTAGTTTTAGTAATGAAAAGTTTTGATGTAGGACTGAATCATTCTACAGCCACCCTTTTAAAGtctcaaaacaaaatatgtatttttcacttaggtttaattgtcattttcaataaatgttcATGGGATATTTGAATTATTTGTAAATCAAACAATTTCAGTGATTTTACTGAGTTACACTTTATAAAAAGAAATCAGCCTattcaaataaatgaattagTCTATAAACCATGTATTTCACCCAAGACTGATAATACGTATGTGAAGTTtctaggattttttttaacttatgAAACATGAGCAGGGCTTTTGACATGTATCATTTATTTTTGGTTAGTGTAATAGCTATGGCTATCAAGGACTTCCCAGTCATGGGTGAAGTCCATACATTTGGCAGGTATGCCTATTCAAACTCTAACTCAGCAAAATAACTGATTTGGTGAAATTTGCAAAATCATTGAAATGGTAATATGTTGTGTTGATATTTTATGCTCTATTTATCTGTTCTTTTAGAGCTACATCAAGCAGCAGGTTGACAGATGTCACGAATCCCCCGGCACAGGTGCTCCTCTGTTGCACCAGCTctggaggtctacgtcaccagccttctaggcaccactgttcTGTCTAATCACCTTCACCCCGGACTGTCCCCATATTGTTGCCCACACCTGTTTCCCATTTCACACTGATTATTAAGCCTATATGTATGGCCCTGTTTCCCCAGTGCTGTGTTGGCCATTATTTCCTTGTCACCCTGCAGTGAGTACAATAAGTCTGTGTCATTCCGGCTTTGTCTGCGAGTTCTGTTTTGGAGGCTTTACACCTCACTTTACTTTGGGCTTGCCCAGTCAGATATTTGACATGCTTTGAGTTGGGAAATAAAAACCCTTGCCATATTTCCTGCGTTTGTCTCCACTCCCTTCAACACTGTGACAACAGAGCTACAGTAATAAAGTTGTCAAATGTCTTGCTTTTGAGAACCGTTCTGTTGTGAAAGTAAAATGAAGAATTGTTGTGCTCATTTTAATTTCCTGTAATTTCTTTGCTCGTCAAAGCTCTTACCATTTGtctttaaacaaaaaatgtctgcattaaaaacattgtcCATCAAAAGAACCAGCCCTTAAGAGTTGATATTCCAGCCTTTGTTCAGACTTGTGAGTCAAAGTAGCTGACtgaacagaacaacacaaaaagCAATCCATGACTAACCTGTCTTTTTACATTATTGCGCAAAATGACCGCCTTCTCTTTGATGTCGTGCTGGTTATCCCCAGATGTGGCTTGGATGACAGCATGATACAGGCAGTTCTGGCCATCTGATACTACTGGGCATTCTCTTCCGTCTGGGTGAAGAACAGTGTAATGGCCGGTATGTGAAGTTCCAACTCCTAATATCTGGTCTTTCCACTTTGAGAGTAGACTTCTAATGAAAaggcaaataaacaaatgtttataaaaaaaacaacagggactagagtaactttttttttggacctaataatattttttgttggtGTTTACATTTATTGCAGTCAAAATGTAGAAAACCAGTAGTCATTCTGTAATGTGTATAATATTAAAACTTTTAAAATTGATGAAATTAAGGGGATATCTGAGGCACATACTCTTCAGCTTGTTCTGGCTTTCTGGTCAGTCTGAGTTCGATGTTTCCAGCAGAGGGATCAATGCCTGGGTAATCGTTCTCGTAAACTGGTTTTCCATGTTTGTCTACAATTGTAACTCGGATGCCTTTGCCCTGGAGCAAGTCACTCTTTGTGAGAACATAGATATCTAGCTCCGAGGCTGGCTGGTTAATGTCACTGATGTTATTGACATAATGTTCGAGGTCACTTTGCTCATATTCTGATTTAGACACAGCTGCAGTCTTGCTGGCTGTTCTCATCACATGCCTTTGCCTCTGCTCCTGAAAGAAATCATCAGTCTTGTACCTGCCAAGCATGTTGCCAGTGACTTTGCTGATGCCTGTGGTGACTTTATCGATCTTTTCCTTAAAAGCGCATTTCATGAATTTTGTCATGTGTGTGGCACAGGCCTcattaaatgcatgtacagCATTCTCTGCGATACTGGCCAGGAGCTTATCCTTCAGGCGTTCCACATCAGGGAGGTTGTGCCTGCCATCCTGATTATACTTCTCCATCAGATTATTCATTTCCGTTATCAACGCTGGGATAAATTTGCATTTAATCACTTCCTTTGTAGGGATGTCCTTACAGATTTCGTACAAATAAATGCTGCAATTTGCTATTAAAATACTTGCATCTATGCCTGTTTTGTATTTGCCAGGcacttttatattatttttgttcagaatttccattgttttgttACTCACCAAACTGAGTTTGTCAATTACCTCGTGCACCTTAGAGCAATCTGTCATAAGGTTATGAAGAGCACTTGTTGTCATCAAGTTAACTAATTCAGTCATCTCTTCCTCATTCTTCTCATCAATCTTGAAATCATCGGTCTGTTTATCTAGCACAGATTTTGGAACTGCAGAGCACACAAGCTCTTTAACAGTGTGATCCAAGTCAACATTATCCTTTATTTCACTGATAATTGCGTCCTTGAATATAGCATCCATAATTGCTTTTAGAGCAGCATGAACTCCTGCATCAATGACATAGTGCAATGAATGGGTCACTGCCTGCTTTGCTACTTCCTGTACTGCATATTTGCATGAATGCTTCAAATTCTGTTTAACCACAACACTTGTGCAAATCTTTGTTCCTGAACCTTGTGACACAAAGGAGAAGGTTGATTTGAACGCCTGTTTGCCTGATTTGAGGACATTTGTTGCAACAGATGAAAGGGTCTTGGTTCCTGTTAGGAGACCTTTGGTGGTCTTATATACAGCCTTGACACCTCTCTTGATAGCACCAAATCCAGCTGTAAGTAAAGAAATGCCAATGCTGATGGCTTTGGAAATAGCCCATAATGCCCAAGAGAAAACTCCAGTTACCATGCCCTGACACCCACTGATCATGTCTGACACACCTTCCAAGATCAACCCAAGGCCAAACTGAGAAGCAGAGCCGAAAGACAGGGCACACACCAGAACACCAGTTAAGACCTGGTAAATACCCAGAATGAAACAAATCATGGCATCAAAGTTAAACTTTGGCTTCTCTTCAACCTCAAATACAATGCCTAGGCCATACTCATAGAGGGCCATGagttcatttgtagtgacatgGTCCTTATCGTTTGAGAGTGCATACACAGAAGACTCTTCCGTCACAGCATAATATGAGCTCCTATCAAGCTCTGCAAGTTTCTTCAGTGCCTTGTCAATGTAGCCAATCCAGGCATTGAAAATATTCATCCGAACTTCCATCTGATTCTTTAAATTAGAAACACCATCATGATGTGGTTCAAAGTTACCCCTCATTGACATCTGACAGGCCATTGCAGTGTTAGTTGTTTCAGTGATAAAGACCCCCAGAGT
This genomic window from Esox lucius isolate fEsoLuc1 chromosome 7, fEsoLuc1.pri, whole genome shotgun sequence contains:
- the LOC117594730 gene encoding uncharacterized protein LOC117594730; amino-acid sequence: MNNLMEKYNQDGRHNLPDVERLKDKLLASIAENAVHAFNEACATHMTKFMKCAFKEKIDKVTTGISKVTGNMLGRYKTDDFFQEQRQRHVMRTASKTAAVSKSEYEQSDLEHYVNNISDINQPASELDIYVLTKSDLLQGKGIRVTIVDKHGKPVYENDYPGIDPSAGNIELRLTRKPEQAEESLLSKWKDQILGVGTSHTGHYTVLHPDGRECPVVSDGQNCLYHAVIQATSGDNQHDIKEKAVILRNNVKRQIQDNPLVYVRLVEIQKSYDECKTNPGQYAFIGGGKKDFQRQEDKDREYFSAMETMKKFKHVSGLSEYVIAIKYDLGYVGTYEELKSFTKCKAQVVEKDHIIPKDTLQRALKENKFNELEQKNPQLHALVKSITNDQNGEKHLVMQVLYQHHRVSLTTGNYSEAKQCREMLAKTIVSGDAKGMIKMSIIMGNPFSSALVLEEAGLDPHVCKINRETSLSESGTKCYYKVGYKQFIDHYHKMGIIDQNQKKSLQSWLNKDDFMKKDTIEFKKITTCLIRQTKKDTNVKH